One window of Mesorhizobium sp. WSM4904 genomic DNA carries:
- a CDS encoding cation diffusion facilitator family transporter — MAHDHAAHGHSHGAGHVHGSTDKKRVLIAACLTGGFMVAEALGGLLTGSLALLADAGHMLADSIALGLAWYAFHLAGRPATGRLTYGSARVKTLVAYTNGIAIFAIALWIVYEAWGRLMHPAPVLGGPMLVVAVAGLLVNIASFFVLHGGDRESLNMRGAILHVLGDLLGSAAAIVAAVIILATGWTPIDPILSVLVSLLILSTAWSLMREAAHVLLEGVPASLDRDLIAKDLEAAVKGVREVHHMHVWSLDGTSNMATLHACLDDGVDPHMAVSAIKKRLATKHGIDHATVEPEFGHCADSHDEHDHHHDHDHAHDAPRDRRHYH; from the coding sequence ATGGCACACGATCACGCCGCGCATGGACACAGCCACGGCGCGGGCCACGTGCATGGCTCGACCGACAAGAAGCGCGTGCTGATCGCGGCCTGCCTGACCGGCGGCTTCATGGTCGCGGAGGCGCTCGGCGGCCTGCTCACCGGCTCACTGGCGCTGCTTGCGGATGCCGGCCACATGCTCGCCGATTCGATTGCGCTGGGCCTCGCCTGGTACGCCTTCCATCTCGCCGGACGTCCTGCAACCGGCCGTCTCACCTACGGCTCCGCCCGCGTGAAGACGCTGGTCGCCTACACCAACGGCATCGCCATCTTCGCCATAGCGCTGTGGATCGTCTACGAAGCCTGGGGGCGGCTGATGCATCCGGCGCCGGTGCTGGGCGGGCCGATGCTGGTGGTGGCGGTCGCAGGCCTGCTGGTAAACATCGCCTCGTTCTTCGTGCTGCATGGCGGCGACCGCGAGAGTCTCAACATGCGAGGCGCCATCCTGCACGTGCTGGGCGACCTGCTGGGCTCTGCCGCGGCCATCGTCGCCGCCGTCATCATCCTGGCGACAGGCTGGACGCCGATCGACCCGATCCTTTCCGTGCTGGTGTCGCTGCTGATCCTGTCGACGGCGTGGTCGCTGATGCGCGAGGCCGCGCATGTGCTGCTCGAAGGCGTGCCGGCAAGCCTCGACCGCGACCTCATCGCCAAGGATCTGGAAGCTGCCGTCAAGGGTGTGCGCGAGGTGCACCACATGCATGTCTGGTCGCTCGACGGCACCAGCAACATGGCGACGTTGCATGCCTGCCTGGATGACGGGGTCGATCCGCATATGGCGGTGAGCGCCATCAAGAAGCGGCTCGCCACGAAGCACGGCATCGACCATGCAACGGTGGAGCCCGAGTTCGGGCACTGTGCCGACAGCCATGACGAGCACGACCATCACCATGATCACGATCATGCGCATGACGCGCCTCGCGATCGCCGCCATTATCATTGA
- the denD gene encoding D-erythronate dehydrogenase yields MRILITGAAGMVGRKLIARLAKDGALRGRKITALDLHDIVPPQAPVLAGVEASIHTGDLSEPGATATLVASRPDVIFHLAGIVSGEAEANFDLGYRVNLDGTRALFDAVRLAAFAPRLVFTSSIAVFGAPFPDVIPDEFHPTPLTSYGTQKLISEALLADYSRRGFFDGVGIRLPTICVRPGKPNKAASSFFSGIIREPLSGQEAILPVPRSVLHTHASPRSAVNFLIHAAEIDSNAVGPRRNLTMPGVAVTVGEQIEALGRIAGAEVVKRIREQPDETIWAIVKGWPTRFEARRARELGFAAEKNFDEIIRAHIEDELGKTVA; encoded by the coding sequence ATGAGAATTCTGATTACTGGTGCTGCCGGCATGGTGGGCCGCAAGCTGATCGCGCGGCTGGCCAAGGACGGCGCCCTGCGCGGGCGCAAAATCACGGCGCTCGATCTGCACGACATCGTGCCGCCGCAGGCGCCGGTGCTCGCGGGCGTCGAGGCCTCGATCCATACCGGCGACCTTTCCGAGCCCGGCGCGACGGCCACGCTCGTCGCTTCCCGCCCGGATGTGATCTTCCATCTCGCCGGTATCGTCTCGGGCGAGGCGGAAGCCAATTTCGATCTCGGCTACCGCGTCAATCTCGACGGCACACGCGCCTTGTTCGACGCCGTGCGGCTGGCGGCATTTGCGCCGCGCCTTGTCTTCACCTCGTCGATCGCGGTGTTCGGCGCGCCGTTCCCGGACGTCATCCCGGACGAGTTCCACCCGACGCCGCTCACTTCCTACGGCACGCAGAAGCTGATCAGCGAGGCACTGCTCGCCGACTACTCGCGGCGCGGCTTCTTCGACGGCGTCGGCATCCGGCTGCCCACCATCTGCGTGCGGCCTGGCAAGCCGAACAAGGCGGCCTCGAGCTTCTTCTCCGGCATCATCCGCGAGCCGCTCAGCGGCCAGGAGGCGATCCTGCCGGTGCCGCGTTCGGTGCTGCACACCCATGCCAGCCCGCGCTCCGCGGTCAATTTCCTGATCCATGCGGCGGAGATCGACAGCAATGCAGTCGGGCCGCGCCGCAACCTCACCATGCCCGGCGTCGCCGTCACTGTCGGCGAGCAGATCGAGGCGCTCGGGCGCATTGCCGGAGCCGAGGTGGTGAAACGGATCCGCGAACAACCCGACGAAACGATCTGGGCGATCGTCAAAGGCTGGCCCACGCGCTTCGAGGCAAGGCGGGCGAGGGAACTAGGTTTTGCCGCTGAAAAGAATTTCGACGAGATCATCCGCGCGCATATCGAGGACGAGCTCGGCAAAACGGTCGCTTAG
- a CDS encoding SDR family oxidoreductase has translation MARSMSFSLAGRTALVTGSVRGLGLEMARGLAEAGARVILNGREPATLEAAVARMRDEGQDAHGAPFDVTRREAAQQALARLGDIDILVNNVGRRDRRGFDAMSPEEFGAMLDDHLVSAYAMSQTIARALIRRGAPGRIINVSSVIAQLGRAGDVGYPAAKAGIDGLTRALAVDLGGHGITVNAVAPGTFATEVNAGLVEDPDWARWLKTRTALGRWGKPEEIAGIVVFLASDAASFVTGQTIAVDGGITTTF, from the coding sequence ATGGCGCGCAGCATGAGCTTCTCGCTTGCCGGCCGAACCGCCCTAGTGACGGGATCGGTGCGTGGGCTCGGGCTCGAGATGGCGCGCGGCCTAGCCGAAGCCGGCGCCCGCGTGATCCTGAACGGGCGCGAGCCCGCCACGCTCGAGGCAGCCGTCGCCAGAATGCGGGACGAGGGTCAGGACGCGCATGGCGCGCCGTTCGACGTCACTCGGCGCGAAGCCGCGCAGCAGGCGCTTGCCAGGCTGGGCGACATCGACATCCTCGTCAACAATGTCGGCCGTCGCGATCGCCGCGGCTTTGACGCCATGTCGCCGGAGGAATTCGGCGCCATGCTCGACGACCACCTGGTTTCCGCCTATGCGATGAGCCAAACGATCGCCCGTGCCTTGATCCGCCGCGGCGCGCCGGGCCGGATCATCAATGTTTCCTCCGTCATCGCGCAGCTCGGCCGGGCCGGAGACGTCGGCTATCCCGCGGCCAAGGCCGGTATCGACGGCCTGACTCGGGCGCTCGCCGTCGATCTCGGCGGCCACGGGATCACCGTGAACGCCGTCGCCCCCGGAACCTTCGCGACCGAGGTGAATGCCGGCCTCGTCGAGGATCCGGATTGGGCGCGCTGGCTGAAGACTCGCACAGCACTCGGCCGCTGGGGAAAGCCGGAGGAGATCGCCGGCATCGTGGTTTTTCTCGCCAGCGACGCGGCTTCCTTCGTCACCGGCCAGACAATCGCCGTGGACGGTGGCATCACCACGACGTTTTGA
- a CDS encoding TetR family transcriptional regulator, with amino-acid sequence MAGHEAVTAEPSLRRAELLDASYAYVLDHGLNGLSLRPLAAAIGSSPRVLLYLFGSKEKLLRELLVRARTEQIAQLTVVLAAEGRSHGLEETAGRLWAWLSAPEQRPMVRLTYEAFLLSFSHKPGPWAGFAAEAAQDWLDLLIDTQTQLPRAEAGARATRILATIRGLLIDLLANGDNERIAAAVRMGWL; translated from the coding sequence ATGGCCGGGCATGAAGCAGTGACTGCCGAACCTTCACTCCGCCGGGCGGAACTGCTCGATGCCAGCTATGCCTATGTACTCGACCATGGCCTCAATGGATTGTCGTTGCGCCCGCTGGCGGCCGCCATCGGCTCCAGTCCCCGTGTGCTGCTCTATCTGTTTGGTAGTAAGGAGAAGCTGCTGCGCGAACTGCTGGTCCGGGCGCGCACCGAACAGATCGCGCAACTGACTGTCGTGCTCGCGGCCGAGGGCCGAAGCCATGGCCTCGAAGAAACGGCCGGGCGACTGTGGGCCTGGTTGTCCGCGCCCGAGCAACGCCCGATGGTCAGGCTCACCTATGAGGCGTTCCTGCTTTCTTTCAGCCATAAGCCCGGTCCGTGGGCGGGATTCGCGGCGGAAGCGGCCCAGGACTGGCTGGACCTGCTGATCGACACCCAGACGCAGCTCCCGCGAGCTGAGGCCGGGGCACGGGCTACCCGTATACTCGCAACGATACGCGGCCTGCTGATCGACCTTCTGGCCAATGGCGATAATGAAAGAATTGCCGCCGCCGTGCGCATGGGCTGGCTCTGA
- a CDS encoding GNAT family protein gives MSENLKSWQPRPRPERRALEGRYVRLEPLSAAKHGDGLYEASSVPDAAGRFAWLPDYPPQTRAAFQPWLDKVEASEDPLFFAVIDKASGKVAGRQTLMRIDAANGVVEIGNIYWGPLISRRPQATEAQFLFTKYAFDELGYRRYEWKCNNRNEPSKRAAERFGFKFEGIFRQHLVVKGENRDTAWYSIIDKEWPALRKAYEAWLDPANFDGDGRQRRRLEDFRAEFGA, from the coding sequence GTGTCGGAAAATCTGAAAAGTTGGCAGCCGCGCCCGCGTCCCGAACGCAGGGCGCTCGAAGGCCGCTATGTCCGGCTCGAGCCGCTGAGCGCGGCAAAGCATGGCGATGGGCTTTACGAGGCATCGTCGGTGCCGGATGCCGCCGGCCGTTTCGCTTGGCTGCCCGACTATCCGCCGCAAACCCGCGCCGCTTTCCAGCCATGGCTGGACAAGGTCGAGGCGAGCGAGGACCCGCTGTTCTTCGCCGTCATCGACAAGGCGAGCGGCAAGGTCGCCGGGCGCCAGACGCTGATGCGCATCGATGCCGCCAACGGCGTCGTCGAGATCGGCAACATCTACTGGGGGCCGCTGATCTCGCGCAGGCCGCAGGCGACCGAAGCGCAGTTCCTGTTCACGAAATATGCCTTCGACGAGCTCGGCTATCGCCGCTACGAATGGAAATGCAACAACCGCAACGAACCGTCGAAGCGCGCGGCGGAGCGCTTCGGCTTCAAGTTCGAGGGCATTTTCCGCCAGCATCTTGTGGTAAAAGGCGAAAACCGCGATACGGCGTGGTATTCGATCATCGACAAGGAGTGGCCGGCCTTGCGCAAGGCCTATGAGGCCTGGCTCGATCCGGCGAATTTCGATGGCGATGGCCGGCAGAGGCGGCGGCTCGAGGATTTCCGCGCCGAGTTCGGCGCGTAG
- a CDS encoding DUF1007 family protein, translating into MHLKRQATMLASAAAVTFAGIEPAEVHPHVFAEARLDVILSEDHQSVKALRHLWRFDDLFSSTVMMEFDKNSDLKLDDKELKEVADTVHSSLAEFNYFQLVTQDGKDVPMVPPPHLMANFDNDQLIILFESEPKAPIKLAGKIDIGVYDPTFYTAIDFTDDANLTVEGLPSNCTKKVIRPDPDEAIKENQKTLTDAFFNDPTGTDMSKIFATKLELNCPPEG; encoded by the coding sequence ATGCATTTGAAACGGCAAGCAACCATGCTGGCTTCGGCCGCGGCAGTGACATTTGCCGGGATCGAGCCGGCCGAGGTGCATCCGCACGTCTTTGCCGAGGCCCGCCTCGACGTGATCCTGAGCGAGGATCACCAAAGTGTGAAAGCGCTGCGTCATCTGTGGCGTTTCGACGATCTTTTTTCGAGTACGGTGATGATGGAGTTCGACAAGAACTCCGATCTGAAGCTTGACGACAAAGAGCTCAAGGAAGTCGCCGACACCGTCCATTCGTCGCTGGCCGAGTTCAACTATTTCCAGCTGGTCACGCAAGACGGCAAGGACGTGCCCATGGTCCCGCCGCCGCATCTGATGGCCAATTTCGACAACGACCAGTTGATTATCCTCTTCGAATCCGAACCGAAGGCGCCGATCAAGCTCGCCGGCAAGATCGACATCGGCGTTTACGATCCGACCTTCTATACGGCGATCGATTTCACCGACGACGCCAACCTCACCGTCGAGGGCCTGCCCTCGAACTGCACCAAGAAGGTGATCCGTCCCGATCCGGACGAAGCGATCAAGGAAAACCAGAAGACCCTGACGGACGCGTTCTTCAACGATCCAACGGGCACCGACATGAGCAAGATCTTCGCCACCAAGCTCGAACTGAACTGCCCGCCAGAAGGATAA
- a CDS encoding nickel/cobalt transporter — protein MKPSLRLALGLAAATLVITHLSGLAHAQSSLGIGTNDGTAPTTSGPFAHILMWINVRQQEFYHSLAAAMKAMRQDGSKLWLLVGLSFAYGIFHAAGPGHGKAVISSYMVANEVALKRGILLSFVSALLQGLTAVVVMVLAYFVLRGTAVSMTDAAWFLEISSFVLVTLFGAWLLWRKAGPAILRLFGAGQAYSLSAAHAGHSHAGHSHGGHSHAHAHAHAAHSHALHAHHDHGHSHAHDHSAHDHHHDHAVHDHDHGHDHDHGPGEVCETCGHSHAPDPALLSGDRFDWRTAWSAVAAVGIRPCSGALIVLSFALLNGLWMGGLLSVFAMSIGTAITVSALATLAVTAKNWAVYFAGDGRLGNRIHSIVEIGGAAFIFLVGLLLLSASLSGGV, from the coding sequence ATGAAACCGTCGCTGCGCTTGGCGCTCGGCCTCGCGGCCGCCACCCTGGTGATCACGCATCTGTCCGGCCTCGCCCATGCCCAGAGCTCGCTCGGCATCGGCACCAATGACGGCACGGCCCCCACCACGTCCGGTCCGTTTGCTCACATCCTGATGTGGATCAATGTCCGGCAGCAGGAATTCTACCATTCGCTGGCAGCCGCGATGAAGGCGATGCGCCAGGATGGCAGCAAGCTCTGGCTGCTGGTCGGCCTCTCCTTCGCCTATGGCATCTTCCACGCCGCCGGACCCGGCCACGGCAAGGCGGTGATCTCGTCCTACATGGTCGCCAACGAAGTGGCGCTGAAGCGCGGCATCCTGCTGTCCTTCGTCTCGGCGCTGCTGCAGGGGCTCACCGCGGTCGTCGTCATGGTGCTTGCCTATTTCGTCCTGCGCGGCACCGCGGTGTCGATGACCGACGCGGCATGGTTCCTCGAAATCTCGAGCTTTGTGCTGGTGACCCTGTTCGGCGCCTGGCTGCTCTGGCGCAAGGCGGGCCCGGCCATCCTTCGACTGTTCGGCGCCGGCCAGGCCTACAGCCTGTCGGCCGCCCATGCCGGCCATTCGCATGCCGGACACTCGCATGGCGGACACTCGCATGCTCACGCGCATGCCCACGCGGCGCATTCGCATGCCCTGCATGCGCATCACGACCATGGTCATTCGCATGCCCACGATCACAGCGCGCATGACCACCATCATGACCATGCCGTACACGACCATGACCACGGCCATGATCACGATCACGGTCCAGGCGAAGTCTGCGAGACCTGTGGCCATTCGCACGCGCCCGACCCGGCGCTGCTTTCGGGCGACCGTTTCGACTGGCGCACCGCCTGGTCGGCGGTGGCCGCCGTCGGCATCCGCCCCTGCTCCGGCGCACTGATCGTGCTGAGCTTCGCGCTGCTCAACGGGCTCTGGATGGGCGGCCTGCTGTCGGTGTTCGCCATGTCGATCGGCACCGCGATCACCGTCTCGGCGCTGGCGACGCTCGCGGTGACGGCCAAGAACTGGGCGGTCTATTTCGCCGGCGACGGACGCCTCGGCAACCGCATCCATTCGATCGTCGAGATCGGTGGCGCGGCCTTCATCTTCCTGGTCGGTCTGTTGCTTCTGTCGGCTAGCCTTTCGGGCGGCGTCTGA